Proteins from one Listeria weihenstephanensis genomic window:
- a CDS encoding ABC transporter permease, protein MMSLIANETKKLTLRFSTWLYPLIILAIVLALSASYKSFIPDLDNVQLMLSINSISMFLVALFSIVVASAVVSSEFSYGTIKLLLIRPYQRWQILLSKYIVVLLYAVLLTLFVLIMSYVIGGIITSFGSLSQDISAINPTYSENGDVLNASQTALHALSSQLGYFLVQLIFSSSIAFMISSLLRSQALAVGIGLFLLFVNSIAGGITLMLVEQFQWFKYIFMAPLYYISMNANGLGMDVKGLSPGLALGVLAVYYVVFMALSFIFFQKRDVSV, encoded by the coding sequence ATGATGTCATTAATTGCAAACGAGACTAAAAAATTAACACTTCGATTCAGCACATGGTTATATCCACTTATTATTTTAGCTATTGTCCTTGCGCTTTCTGCAAGCTACAAATCCTTTATTCCAGATTTAGATAATGTCCAGCTAATGTTATCTATCAACAGTATCAGCATGTTTCTAGTTGCTCTATTCTCTATTGTTGTCGCAAGCGCCGTAGTATCTTCTGAATTCAGCTATGGGACAATAAAATTATTACTTATCCGTCCTTATCAAAGATGGCAGATTCTTCTTTCTAAATATATCGTCGTTCTTTTATACGCCGTTCTTTTAACACTTTTCGTCCTTATCATGTCCTATGTTATCGGAGGGATCATTACCTCATTTGGTAGCCTATCACAAGACATAAGCGCAATTAATCCCACGTACTCAGAGAATGGTGACGTTTTAAATGCTAGTCAAACAGCCCTTCATGCGCTCAGTTCACAATTAGGATATTTTCTTGTTCAATTAATTTTTTCTTCGTCTATTGCTTTCATGATCTCATCACTTCTAAGAAGCCAAGCATTAGCAGTTGGTATTGGACTATTCCTCCTTTTTGTAAACAGTATCGCTGGAGGCATAACGCTCATGCTAGTTGAGCAGTTCCAATGGTTTAAATACATTTTCATGGCACCATTATATTATATTAGTATGAATGCCAATGGTCTTGGTATGGATGTAAAAGGACTTTCTCCAGGATTAGCACTTGGTGTCTTGGCGGTATATTATGTAGTATTTATGGCACTATCTTTTATTTTCTTTCAAAAAAGAGATGTCTCCGTTTAA
- a CDS encoding YqgU-like beta propeller domain-containing protein has protein sequence MNKMRIGFIITILGLLFFSYGCKNEETAPGKKKEDAPVAVQTSTVNSKEFQRVIGWVDDENVLLQLKKPGKITFETLNILTNKRKKIYETKNVISEVQISPDRDRFLVYSTSSKDKAVLDVISMAGTPLFTKSIKPQNIEFAWNHDNPDKMFMTTFDTDWNYQVFQWDIPSGSITKLDATSPFVSWYSDNLFVVNQKASAQNDRGDIFLEDIRDKSVKNLIVANVYQFAVSSNIFLTMEPGETEKSMVYNFRSIGFQSYYKYKAPRVYDELGTFFPFYDLNVEQESFLTFEPYESKKLNDHGGEFKLVKIDPKTKHNDTILELVNNEPILTSPSGKYCLYGYLFDRVVDLESGDMTYLIPHRDKIY, from the coding sequence ATGAATAAGATGCGCATAGGTTTCATCATTACTATCCTTGGACTTTTATTTTTTTCCTATGGTTGTAAAAACGAGGAGACAGCACCTGGTAAAAAGAAAGAGGATGCTCCCGTGGCCGTTCAAACATCTACAGTTAATTCTAAGGAGTTTCAACGTGTGATAGGCTGGGTTGACGATGAAAATGTTTTACTTCAATTAAAGAAACCTGGAAAAATAACTTTTGAGACGCTTAATATTTTGACGAATAAAAGAAAGAAGATTTATGAAACAAAAAATGTTATTTCTGAGGTACAAATAAGTCCGGATCGCGATCGCTTCTTGGTGTATTCTACGTCGAGTAAGGACAAGGCAGTTTTGGACGTCATATCTATGGCGGGTACTCCTTTATTCACAAAAAGTATCAAGCCTCAGAATATCGAATTTGCTTGGAATCACGATAATCCGGACAAGATGTTTATGACAACATTTGATACAGACTGGAATTATCAGGTTTTCCAGTGGGACATTCCATCTGGTAGCATAACGAAATTGGATGCCACATCACCCTTTGTGTCGTGGTATAGCGATAACTTGTTTGTCGTAAATCAAAAAGCCTCCGCTCAAAATGATCGAGGGGATATTTTCTTAGAAGATATTCGGGACAAAAGCGTGAAAAATCTTATTGTAGCAAATGTTTATCAGTTTGCAGTGTCCTCGAATATATTCTTAACAATGGAGCCAGGTGAGACGGAGAAATCGATGGTTTATAATTTTAGGTCTATTGGATTTCAGTCGTATTATAAATACAAAGCCCCTAGAGTGTATGACGAACTGGGGACCTTTTTCCCTTTCTATGATTTGAATGTAGAACAAGAATCTTTTCTTACTTTTGAACCGTATGAAAGCAAAAAGTTAAATGACCATGGTGGAGAGTTTAAACTAGTGAAAATTGATCCTAAGACAAAGCATAATGATACGATTTTAGAATTAGTCAATAATGAGCCTATTTTAACCTCACCTAGTGGGAAATATTGTTTATATGGCTATTTGTTTGACCGGGTGGTTGATTTGGAAAGCGGGGACATGACTTATCTTATTCCGCACCGTGACAAGATTTATTAA
- a CDS encoding ROK family glucokinase: MEKKLIGVDLGGTTAKIAILSANGKIEEKWSVETDISDEGSHIVRNIGDSINQKLTDLQLDNDIFHGIGMGTPGTINYETGTVKGAYNLNWAKEQNVATDLKNITGLGVYLDNDANIAAVGERWKGAGEGSANVFFVTLGTGVGGGIFAEGKILHGAKGAAGEIGHITVDTSKDAYVCTCGKKGCLETIASATGIVRVAKDLAKSFEQDSKLKNIIQDGTEETTSKLIFELANEGDVLATKVVDHICFYLGLACSHIGNMLNPEKIIIGGGVSAAGDALLKPIQSYFEGMVFPAVKESTSISIATLGNDAGVLGAAWLALPSE; the protein is encoded by the coding sequence ATGGAAAAGAAATTAATTGGTGTTGACCTTGGCGGCACAACTGCAAAAATCGCGATTTTATCAGCTAACGGAAAAATCGAGGAGAAGTGGTCTGTTGAAACGGATATTTCAGATGAAGGATCTCACATCGTCCGTAATATTGGTGATAGCATTAATCAAAAATTGACAGATTTGCAATTAGACAATGACATTTTTCACGGCATTGGAATGGGGACACCTGGAACGATTAACTATGAAACTGGTACTGTGAAAGGCGCCTATAATCTTAACTGGGCGAAGGAGCAAAATGTTGCAACGGACCTTAAAAACATTACTGGATTAGGTGTTTATCTGGATAATGATGCGAACATTGCGGCCGTTGGTGAGAGATGGAAAGGCGCTGGTGAAGGTTCAGCTAACGTATTCTTCGTGACGCTTGGAACAGGTGTTGGCGGCGGAATTTTCGCTGAGGGGAAAATTCTTCATGGAGCGAAAGGTGCAGCGGGTGAAATTGGACACATTACAGTTGATACGAGCAAAGATGCTTATGTGTGTACTTGCGGTAAGAAGGGTTGTTTGGAGACAATCGCATCGGCAACAGGGATTGTTCGCGTAGCTAAAGATTTAGCGAAATCGTTCGAACAAGATTCCAAACTTAAAAATATCATTCAAGATGGTACAGAGGAAACAACATCTAAGTTGATTTTTGAATTAGCTAATGAGGGTGATGTGTTAGCGACGAAAGTTGTCGACCATATTTGTTTCTACCTCGGCCTTGCATGTAGTCATATTGGAAATATGCTAAACCCAGAGAAAATAATCATTGGTGGTGGCGTTTCGGCTGCTGGGGATGCACTTTTAAAACCGATTCAAAGTTATTTTGAAGGAATGGTGTTTCCAGCTGTTAAGGAATCAACATCGATTTCCATCGCAACATTGGGAAATGATGCTGGGGTTTTAGGAGCAGCTTGGTTAGCGCTTCCCTCAGAGTAA
- a CDS encoding YqgQ family protein: MTTVYDVAQLLKKYGIILYLGKRQWDMEMMEYELTELFKHKILDREVYARARSILKVEIDKEKAKNNVVD; the protein is encoded by the coding sequence ATGACAACCGTTTATGATGTAGCTCAATTATTAAAAAAATATGGCATCATTTTATATCTTGGTAAGAGACAGTGGGATATGGAAATGATGGAATACGAGTTGACAGAACTGTTCAAGCACAAAATCTTGGATCGAGAAGTATATGCCCGCGCAAGATCCATTTTAAAAGTTGAGATTGACAAAGAAAAAGCTAAAAATAACGTTGTAGATTAG
- a CDS encoding rhomboid family protein, translating to MSLQEQYIFWRLTNYFLIEEGYRLIHLHEKKQELWLDNPAQKKRPVIRIQMKELSWSNVLERDIEQVMRVCEDLRKQMGRLKLPLINIYITPFEPVGDTSKWFDQPLKSENEKISLDNILIDKENASVQLRALEAELDVPQETFQIPDHLDEAAITTERSLVINHITAKVSEEQVQARKEKPYVTYILLAIQIAVFLIMTFTGGTSNSTYNLVRWGAKFNPLIYAGEWWRFITPMFIHIGLLHLLMNSVVLYIIGPMAEKLYGKWRYALIYVLSGITGVVASFVFNVNIAAGASTAIFGIFGALLYLVVLKPHIYARSLGISIAGLVVVNLVVDIFSQGIDLAGHVGGLVGGFLIAGALSMPKQYFHWRRVLYGASAVLLTAFFLWFGFNKGQQPYDPENANAVAGAFIQKEDFQTAQKILDQLRISGSADDVTYTNLAIIALTDAKVQEGQDYAREAIEQESFNPHAHFLLARSYEIQGNLELALKEASIAVSQQDTEPYVQYKKYLEDKIKTRQEV from the coding sequence TTGAGCCTCCAAGAACAGTATATTTTTTGGCGGTTAACTAACTATTTTCTTATAGAGGAAGGATATCGCCTCATCCATCTCCACGAGAAGAAACAAGAATTATGGTTAGATAATCCAGCCCAAAAGAAGCGACCAGTTATTCGAATTCAGATGAAGGAGCTCAGTTGGTCAAATGTGTTAGAGCGAGATATTGAGCAAGTGATGCGTGTATGCGAAGATTTACGTAAGCAAATGGGGCGTTTGAAGTTACCGTTGATCAATATTTATATCACACCTTTTGAGCCTGTTGGGGACACTTCAAAATGGTTCGATCAACCGCTAAAATCAGAAAATGAAAAAATAAGTTTGGATAATATATTAATCGACAAAGAAAACGCGAGTGTGCAGTTAAGAGCACTAGAAGCTGAACTCGACGTACCCCAAGAAACATTCCAAATTCCAGATCACCTAGATGAAGCCGCTATCACGACAGAGCGCAGTCTGGTCATTAATCATATCACAGCGAAAGTAAGCGAGGAACAAGTGCAAGCACGCAAGGAAAAACCGTATGTCACATATATCCTACTAGCTATTCAAATAGCCGTATTTTTGATTATGACTTTCACAGGTGGAACAAGCAACAGCACGTATAACCTTGTTCGATGGGGTGCAAAGTTTAACCCGCTTATTTATGCAGGTGAGTGGTGGCGCTTTATCACGCCAATGTTTATCCATATTGGACTACTCCATCTATTGATGAATTCCGTTGTTCTTTACATCATTGGACCGATGGCAGAAAAATTATATGGAAAATGGCGTTATGCCCTTATTTATGTGTTATCTGGCATTACAGGCGTTGTGGCAAGTTTTGTTTTCAATGTCAATATTGCAGCAGGAGCAAGTACCGCGATTTTCGGTATTTTTGGTGCGTTGCTATATCTAGTGGTACTAAAACCTCATATTTATGCAAGATCGCTCGGCATTAGTATTGCTGGTTTAGTTGTTGTGAATCTAGTAGTCGACATATTTTCTCAAGGAATAGATTTAGCAGGTCATGTTGGCGGGCTTGTTGGTGGATTTTTGATTGCAGGCGCGCTATCTATGCCCAAACAATATTTTCACTGGCGCCGTGTACTTTACGGAGCTTCCGCAGTACTGCTCACCGCGTTCTTTTTATGGTTTGGCTTTAATAAAGGACAGCAACCATACGATCCAGAAAATGCGAATGCAGTGGCAGGCGCATTTATCCAGAAAGAAGATTTTCAAACAGCGCAAAAAATACTGGATCAACTTCGAATTTCTGGCAGTGCAGATGATGTGACCTATACAAACCTTGCTATTATTGCTTTGACCGATGCTAAAGTACAGGAAGGGCAAGATTACGCAAGAGAAGCAATCGAACAAGAGTCATTTAATCCGCATGCCCATTTCTTATTAGCGCGAAGCTATGAAATACAAGGTAATTTAGAGTTAGCGTTAAAAGAGGCATCTATCGCGGTCTCCCAACAAGATACAGAACCGTATGTGCAATATAAAAAATACCTAGAAGATAAAATTAAAACAAGACAAGAGGTATAA
- a CDS encoding 5-formyltetrahydrofolate cyclo-ligase: MSEKSVLRIKMLAKLRLMDQSTYEHRSQNIATLLFQEQAWQKAETIGITIARFPEIATQKIIEKAWVEGKTIAIPETENKSKAMQFRAFVEGDELEMKPLGLSEPTSQAPIIPKNELDLLIVPGVIFHPEGYRIGFGGGFYDRFLVDYTGDTISLCFPEQISTEFIPESHDIAVQKLVIASK, from the coding sequence ATGAGTGAAAAATCTGTTCTACGTATAAAGATGTTAGCGAAATTAAGATTAATGGATCAGTCTACATACGAGCATCGCTCACAAAATATCGCAACCTTGCTATTTCAAGAACAAGCATGGCAAAAGGCTGAAACGATCGGCATCACGATTGCTCGATTTCCAGAGATAGCGACCCAAAAAATAATAGAAAAAGCCTGGGTAGAAGGGAAAACAATAGCCATTCCTGAAACCGAAAATAAAAGCAAGGCGATGCAATTCCGTGCGTTCGTGGAGGGTGATGAACTAGAGATGAAACCACTCGGATTATCAGAACCAACATCACAGGCACCAATAATACCTAAAAATGAACTTGATTTACTGATCGTTCCTGGCGTTATTTTTCACCCAGAAGGATACCGAATTGGTTTTGGGGGTGGCTTTTATGATCGCTTTTTAGTTGATTATACTGGTGACACTATTTCGCTTTGTTTTCCTGAGCAAATATCAACAGAATTCATACCAGAAAGCCATGATATAGCAGTTCAAAAACTCGTGATCGCAAGTAAATAA
- the rpmG gene encoding 50S ribosomal protein L33, producing MRVNITLECTESGERNYITTKNKRENPERIELKKYCPRLRRVTLHRETK from the coding sequence ATGCGTGTTAATATTACTTTAGAATGTACTGAATCTGGCGAACGTAATTACATCACTACTAAAAACAAACGTGAAAACCCAGAACGTATTGAATTAAAAAAATATTGTCCAAGATTGCGCCGTGTGACTTTGCACCGCGAAACTAAGTAA
- a CDS encoding MltG/YceG/YrrL family protein, translating into MKQSLRMLALGFLISAVLLLVFDAFFSSSAQAEKSATEPKTTAKADDSSTYKKKYEDLLAAQELEKSQNAEAEKAAAAKKKAEEEKAKQVKKFTLVIKKGDPSSKAGTELQAAGIIKSGTEFDKFLRSNNYEKYVRDGSYAVNSTMTADQIAKIITHKN; encoded by the coding sequence ATGAAACAATCACTTCGCATGTTGGCGCTAGGTTTCCTAATCTCAGCAGTCCTATTGCTTGTCTTCGATGCATTCTTCTCGTCAAGTGCACAAGCTGAGAAATCAGCAACCGAGCCAAAAACAACCGCAAAAGCGGACGATAGCTCCACGTACAAGAAGAAATACGAAGATTTACTAGCAGCACAAGAATTAGAGAAATCACAAAATGCTGAAGCAGAAAAAGCTGCAGCCGCTAAGAAAAAAGCCGAGGAAGAAAAGGCAAAACAAGTGAAGAAATTTACACTTGTCATCAAAAAAGGTGACCCTTCTTCTAAAGCAGGTACTGAATTACAAGCTGCTGGCATCATTAAATCTGGCACTGAATTCGATAAATTTTTACGTTCAAATAACTATGAAAAATACGTACGCGATGGTAGCTATGCTGTAAATAGCACAATGACTGCTGACCAAATCGCAAAAATTATCACACATAAAAATTAA
- the rsgA gene encoding ribosome small subunit-dependent GTPase A has product MTINNYGFTDFFETQTLAQGLIPARVTAVFKDFFKVVSDDGEHLAKLKYVAFMDAMNTDLPAVGDFVALESYPNDTSIIHEVLRRKTVFKRSDPAGGEQLVAANFDYVFIVTSLNHDFNMNRLERYLTIAWDSGAKPVVILTKADLSDNVDPIRDEIELVAYGVPVFPVDNLSKRGFEEIEAFLKHNETIVLLGSSGVGKSSFINALSRKTLMKTSEIREDDSKGKHTTTHREMHLLESGLLVIDTPGMRELGIGQASDGLGETFQDIEQLAESCKFRNCQHGSEPECAVQDALTSGNLSEAHYQNWIKLKRELAYFERKNDPALQRAAKQKWKTVHKAIEAQYKSNLKARKK; this is encoded by the coding sequence TTGACTATTAATAATTATGGATTTACCGATTTTTTTGAAACACAAACTTTGGCGCAAGGTTTGATTCCTGCGCGAGTTACGGCTGTTTTTAAGGATTTCTTCAAAGTTGTATCTGATGATGGCGAACATTTAGCGAAATTGAAATATGTTGCTTTTATGGATGCGATGAACACGGATTTACCCGCAGTTGGCGATTTTGTAGCACTTGAAAGCTACCCCAACGACACCTCGATTATACATGAAGTATTAAGGAGGAAAACTGTTTTTAAACGCAGTGATCCTGCTGGTGGTGAACAGTTGGTTGCGGCTAATTTTGATTATGTATTTATCGTTACTTCGTTAAATCATGATTTCAATATGAATCGTTTAGAGCGCTATTTGACGATTGCTTGGGATAGTGGCGCCAAACCTGTTGTTATTTTGACGAAGGCCGATTTGAGTGATAATGTAGATCCGATCAGGGATGAGATTGAATTGGTTGCCTATGGTGTGCCTGTCTTCCCTGTCGATAATTTATCCAAGCGTGGTTTTGAGGAAATTGAAGCATTTTTAAAGCATAACGAAACGATTGTTTTACTTGGTTCTTCTGGTGTTGGGAAATCCTCTTTCATCAATGCATTATCGCGGAAAACACTTATGAAAACGAGTGAGATTCGTGAAGATGACTCAAAAGGAAAGCACACGACGACCCACCGAGAAATGCATTTATTGGAGTCTGGATTACTCGTTATCGACACGCCCGGAATGCGAGAACTCGGTATTGGCCAGGCAAGTGATGGTCTTGGCGAAACATTTCAAGATATTGAGCAATTAGCGGAATCTTGTAAGTTTAGAAACTGCCAACACGGTAGTGAGCCTGAATGCGCTGTACAGGACGCTCTGACAAGCGGAAACCTATCCGAGGCTCATTATCAAAACTGGATCAAATTAAAGCGAGAACTGGCTTATTTCGAGCGTAAAAACGATCCTGCTTTGCAACGAGCGGCGAAACAAAAATGGAAGACCGTTCATAAGGCTATTGAAGCGCAATATAAGTCTAATTTGAAAGCACGTAAGAAATAG
- the pnp gene encoding polyribonucleotide nucleotidyltransferase gives MTEKQVFKTTWAGKDLTIEVGQMAKQANGAALIRFGDTVVLTAAVGSRKPRPGDFFPLTVNYEEKMYAVGKVPGGFLKREGRPSDRATLTARLIDRPIRPLFAEGYRNDVQITSTVLSVEQDCSPEMAAMLGSSIALSISDIPFEGPIAGVDVGRVNGEFIINPTTEQAELSDISLTVAGTKEAINMVEAGAKEVPEEAMLEAIMFGHKEIQRLIAFQEEIVAAVGKPKMEIKLFVPDAALVEEVTLRAEADMKVAIKTEEKLAREENITVLKETVIAEYEAKELENASEVISEVHHILEILEKDEMRRLISQDKIRPDGRKVDEIRPLSSEVGVLPRVHGSGLFTRGQTQALSVCTLAPLREHQIIDGLGLEDSKRFMHHYNFPQFSVGETGPRRAPGRREIGHGALGERALEQVIPSEEDFPYTIRLVSEVLESNGSSSQASICGSTLAMMDAGVPIKAPVAGIAMGLVKLGDDYTILSDIQGMEDHFGDMDFKVAGTREGITALQMDIKIDGLSRQILEEALTQAKAGRLHILEHLEATINTPRETLSEYAPKIVTINIKPDKIKDVIGPGGKQINQIIEETTVKIDIEQDGTVFIASQDDAMIEKAKAMIEEIVREVQIGEIFDGKVRRIEKFGAFVELFKGKDGLVHISELAHERVGKVEDILKLGDIVKVKVTEIDDHGRVNLSRKALIEKKEGETEEANRAPRKEGYKKPYNNDKK, from the coding sequence ATGACTGAGAAACAAGTTTTTAAAACTACATGGGCAGGCAAGGATTTAACAATTGAAGTTGGCCAAATGGCAAAACAAGCAAACGGTGCAGCGCTGATTCGTTTTGGCGATACAGTCGTTTTAACAGCAGCTGTTGGTTCAAGAAAACCAAGACCGGGCGACTTTTTCCCATTGACAGTAAACTATGAAGAAAAAATGTATGCGGTAGGTAAAGTACCAGGTGGATTCCTAAAACGTGAAGGTCGTCCAAGTGATCGCGCTACGTTAACAGCACGTCTTATTGACCGTCCGATTCGTCCACTTTTTGCTGAAGGATATCGTAATGATGTTCAGATTACATCGACTGTTCTTAGTGTAGAGCAAGATTGTTCTCCAGAAATGGCGGCAATGCTTGGTTCATCTATCGCACTATCGATTTCTGATATTCCTTTCGAGGGACCAATTGCAGGTGTGGATGTTGGTCGTGTGAATGGCGAATTTATCATTAATCCAACGACAGAACAAGCTGAATTAAGCGATATTAGTTTAACTGTTGCTGGAACAAAAGAAGCGATCAACATGGTAGAAGCTGGGGCAAAAGAAGTTCCAGAAGAAGCAATGCTTGAAGCGATCATGTTCGGTCACAAAGAAATCCAACGCTTAATCGCTTTCCAAGAAGAAATCGTTGCAGCCGTTGGTAAACCAAAAATGGAAATCAAATTATTCGTTCCTGACGCGGCACTTGTTGAAGAAGTAACATTACGCGCGGAAGCAGATATGAAAGTAGCCATTAAAACAGAAGAAAAATTGGCGCGTGAAGAAAATATCACCGTGTTAAAAGAAACTGTTATTGCGGAGTACGAAGCAAAAGAGCTAGAAAATGCTTCAGAAGTAATCTCAGAAGTACATCACATTTTAGAAATACTTGAAAAAGATGAAATGCGTCGTTTAATTTCACAAGATAAAATCCGTCCAGATGGTCGTAAAGTAGACGAAATCCGTCCATTATCATCAGAAGTTGGCGTCTTACCTCGTGTCCATGGTTCAGGTTTATTCACGCGTGGCCAAACACAAGCGCTTAGCGTCTGTACATTGGCTCCACTTCGCGAGCACCAAATCATTGATGGTTTAGGCTTAGAAGACTCAAAACGCTTCATGCACCATTATAACTTCCCGCAATTTAGTGTTGGGGAGACAGGTCCACGTCGCGCACCAGGTCGTCGTGAAATCGGTCACGGAGCACTCGGCGAACGCGCTTTAGAACAAGTTATTCCAAGCGAAGAGGATTTCCCGTACACTATCCGTCTTGTATCTGAAGTTTTAGAATCAAACGGTTCAAGTTCGCAAGCAAGTATTTGTGGTTCGACGCTTGCAATGATGGATGCAGGTGTTCCAATTAAAGCGCCAGTTGCAGGTATCGCAATGGGACTTGTAAAACTTGGCGATGACTACACGATTCTTTCCGATATTCAAGGTATGGAAGATCACTTTGGTGACATGGATTTTAAAGTTGCTGGAACACGTGAAGGAATTACCGCGCTACAAATGGATATCAAAATCGACGGTCTTAGTCGCCAAATTTTAGAAGAAGCTTTGACACAAGCGAAAGCAGGACGCCTGCACATTCTTGAACACTTGGAAGCGACGATTAATACACCGCGTGAAACATTATCAGAATACGCTCCTAAAATCGTAACAATCAATATCAAACCAGACAAAATCAAAGACGTTATCGGACCCGGCGGTAAACAAATCAATCAAATCATCGAAGAAACAACCGTTAAAATTGATATCGAACAAGATGGTACTGTATTCATCGCGTCTCAAGATGATGCGATGATCGAAAAAGCAAAAGCAATGATCGAAGAAATCGTACGCGAAGTACAAATTGGCGAAATCTTTGATGGTAAAGTACGTCGTATCGAGAAATTCGGAGCTTTTGTAGAATTATTCAAAGGGAAAGATGGTCTCGTGCATATTTCTGAACTAGCACACGAACGCGTTGGTAAAGTGGAAGATATTCTGAAACTTGGCGATATCGTGAAAGTGAAAGTAACGGAAATCGATGACCATGGTCGCGTAAACTTGTCTCGTAAAGCACTCATCGAGAAAAAAGAGGGCGAAACAGAAGAAGCGAACCGTGCGCCACGTAAAGAAGGTTATAAAAAACCCTATAATAATGATAAAAAATAA
- the rpsO gene encoding 30S ribosomal protein S15, with protein sequence MALTQERKNEIIAEYRVHDTDTGSPEVQIAVLTAEINSLNEHVREHKKDHHSYRGLMKMVGHRRNLLTYLRKKDVARYRELIGRLGLRR encoded by the coding sequence ATGGCATTGACACAAGAGCGTAAAAATGAAATTATCGCTGAATATCGTGTACATGATACGGACACTGGTTCACCAGAAGTTCAAATCGCTGTTCTTACTGCAGAAATCAACAGTTTGAATGAACACGTTCGCGAGCACAAGAAAGATCACCATTCTTATCGTGGTTTGATGAAAATGGTCGGTCATCGTCGTAACCTTTTAACTTACCTACGTAAGAAAGATGTTGCACGTTACCGCGAACTTATCGGACGTTTAGGTTTACGTCGATAA
- a CDS encoding bifunctional riboflavin kinase/FAD synthetase, whose protein sequence is METYFLHHPPEQIERDPKVIALGFFDGLHRGHQEVINTAKKEAEKLGIKTAVLTFDPHPSVVLSQQRKQVKYLTPLEEKKKHMAALGVDILYIVRFTTIFSNLSPEDFVQNYLIDLNAKHVVAGFDYSYGCKGAGKMTNLANYAQGQFGVTVVSKLEDLHDKVSSTSIRQYIAEGQLDEANQLLGYPYTITGTVIHGDKRGRTIGFPTANIAVDEGFLIPKLGVYAVKFIVNGEKHLGMASIGYNITFKDDQAMSIEVYILDFHREIYGEEIEIEWFHYFRPELKFNGVEGLIEQLKNDEADTRTYFSQKD, encoded by the coding sequence ATGGAAACATATTTCTTGCACCATCCACCAGAACAAATCGAACGTGATCCGAAAGTAATCGCGCTTGGTTTTTTTGATGGATTGCACCGAGGGCATCAAGAAGTTATCAACACAGCGAAAAAAGAAGCTGAAAAGTTAGGCATTAAGACAGCGGTTTTGACATTTGATCCGCACCCATCCGTTGTCCTTAGCCAGCAACGTAAACAGGTGAAATATTTGACGCCATTGGAAGAAAAGAAGAAACATATGGCGGCACTTGGCGTTGATATTTTATATATCGTCCGATTTACGACTATTTTTTCTAATCTTAGCCCAGAAGACTTTGTACAAAACTACCTTATTGATTTGAACGCAAAGCATGTTGTTGCTGGTTTTGATTATTCCTATGGCTGTAAAGGCGCTGGTAAAATGACCAACTTAGCCAACTATGCGCAAGGTCAATTCGGCGTAACGGTTGTTTCAAAGTTGGAAGACTTACATGACAAAGTAAGCTCCACCAGTATCCGCCAGTATATTGCAGAAGGTCAGTTAGACGAGGCCAATCAATTGTTGGGTTACCCATATACGATCACTGGGACCGTTATCCATGGCGATAAACGAGGTCGGACGATTGGATTTCCAACAGCAAATATAGCGGTGGATGAAGGTTTCCTAATTCCAAAACTTGGCGTATATGCTGTTAAATTTATAGTCAACGGCGAAAAACATCTTGGAATGGCGAGCATTGGCTACAATATTACGTTTAAAGATGACCAAGCGATGTCGATCGAAGTTTACATTTTAGATTTTCATCGAGAAATTTATGGCGAAGAAATCGAGATCGAATGGTTCCATTATTTCCGGCCAGAACTGAAGTTTAACGGTGTAGAAGGTCTCATCGAACAATTGAAAAATGATGAAGCGGATACTCGCACTTATTTTTCGCAAAAAGACTAG